Sequence from the Macaca thibetana thibetana isolate TM-01 chromosome 20, ASM2454274v1, whole genome shotgun sequence genome:
ttttattatttttcgctctcttccttctcctattCTGCAGTAAGCAGCTATGGCATGAGCTGAAAGCATGGCCtcaggaaaacaaagcaaaggagCCTATCTTGACCAATAATTCCCATACCTACAGGAAGTCATTTGTACAAAATGAAGGAACTCAGAAAAACCCAAGAATTCAATGAAGTTATTCACTGGGAGATGCTTTTCCCGCAATCGAATGCTTGCTAGTTCCTAGATTGCAAGATCTACACAAATTGGGTAATATGTCAGATGGGACAGTCCTGGGTCAGTACTGTCATCTCCTTTTCCATGTCTGCCCTACAGTCTTCAAGGCCAGGCAAAAAATATCCTTTATACTAAAAATCAAGTCTCCATACAGATCAGTGGTCTTGCCTATGGCCTATGGTGTTGCATCCTACTTTAGGCAGAGAGGCAGGGCCCAGCTGCAGCTGTAGGAGGGCTGATATCAACACTGTGCTCAAAGGCCAGTGGAGTGAAGTTTAAAGTTCAGCATACTCCTCCTTTAAGGAGTCAAATTCCTGTCTTCCAGGCAAGGCATCCCTATGTTCTGGGTTTTCCTGGACAGTCtcaacttttaattttacttctaaatgtataattacatttgactttaaaaaatattgtcagAATAGGTGTGTTGATTTTTGGTTTGGAAAATATGCTCACCATAGCTCAAGAAACCATGTAACATCATAATGCAGCCAATCTCGACCTACAACACAAGCTGTAAGTTAAGGTACCCTCTAGAACACTACTCTTTGCTCTTCattccttgagtttttttttttttttttttttttttgacaattgttacttagtttttatttcataatcatgaacttaactctgcaatccagctaggcatgggagagaacaaggaaaacatggaacccaaagggaactgcagcgagagcacaaagattctaggatactgcgagcaaatggggtggaggggtgctctcctgagctacagaaggaatggtctggcggttaagataaaacacaagtcaaacttattcgagttgtccacagtcagcaatggtgatcttcttgctggtcttgccattcCTGGACCCAAAGCGCTCCATGGCCTCCACGatattcatgccttctttcactttgccaaagaccacatgcttgccatccaaccactcagtcttggcagtgcagatgaaaaactgggaaccatttgtgttgggtccagcatttgccatggacaagatgccaggacctgtatgctttaggatgaagttctcatcttcaaatttctccccatagatggacttgccaccagtgccattatggcgtgtgaagtcaccaccctgacacataaaccctggaataattctgtgaaagcaggaacccttgtaaccaaatcctttctctccagtgctcagagcacgaaaattttctgctgtctttggaaccTTGTCTGCAAACAGCTCGATGCAGACGCGGCCCAAGGGCTCGCCGTCGACGGCAATGTCGAAGAACATGGTAGGGTTGACCATGGCTAGTAGTACAAGACTTTCCTCGGCAGCAGCGTCTGCAAAGCCCCTTCAGTTGTTATAAAAGCAAGCTTAAGTTAAATTTCTATTTCCTAAGAGGGAAAAGAATTTGCTTTACAATGAAACTGTAGTTCGCAGTGGCCCCTCTTACTACTGACTGCAAAGCTTCTGCCCCACAGTGTTGTTTTACACAGAACAGATGCTAATTCTTTTTATAAACAATATTACATGGAACCAGAAGCGAGAGCAGGAGGTCTACGAACAGACCTCAATGGCTGTAGCACAAGTTCCAGCTGAGGTTTTGTTATTATGGCAGTGGCAGATCTTACGGCAATGGAGGGCCTTACAGCTTAAAAGCAAACTGTTGGCTCTGAAATCCAGATACTTGTCTTCTGACGACCCAGTGGTATGTGAACTGAGAATACTGAAAGAATCACCACCAGGAAACAGACGTAAGCATTTGGCCAACTTCATTCAGACACAAGTAAGTGTTAAGTTAGTATAATGCTCTTTATCCTGGCACTGGAGTCAGGTTTGACAAATCCAATAgggtcttaagaaaaaaatactattttgtttttctacagaaaaatgtAACAACCAAAGAATGACAAAGAATTCTTTGAAATAGTAAAAAGACTTAATGTATGAAAGTCTGAgcacccaaaaaaacaaaaaaaaaacaagcattttGCCATCCCCTCTCGTGACACTCCTAAATGGATTATTAATATTTACGGATCGTCTAGTGCACAGTCTTAGAGGAATGAGAACAAATGCAagaagcatcttttctttttttttgagatggtgtcttgcactgtcacccaggctggagtgcagtggtgcaatctcggctcactgcaacctctgcctcttgggttcaagggattctcctgcctcagtctcccgagtagctgggattacaggtgcccgccatcacaccagctaatttttgtatttttaatagagatggggttttaccatgttagtcaagctggtctcaaactcctgacctcaaatgatcaacccaccttggcttcccaaagtgctgtgattacaggtgtgagccaccatgtccggccaagAAGCATTTTTATCTACGCAAAAAAAGGTGTTTGGTCAAGAACTATCTTCTGGCAACTGTCCAGAACTGCTCAGTACTGACACAGGAAATTGGTAGGAGTTTCCCAAAGAtcctcattcattaattcaataaatatttactaacaaACTATTATGAACCAAGTACTGAACTGAGAATAGTGAGCAAAACAGATTTGATTCATGCCCTCAGGTAATAGTTTAGTGGGAGAGAAAAgaggtgacacacacacacacacacacacacacacacacacacacacacacaaacacacagccatACAATTATAAGTTGAGGTAAGTGCTACAGAAAATAATTAGGGGCTATGAAGGTTCATGCCAGTGGGAACCTAATGTAGATTGGAGATGTTTCCTCTGAGGTACTTCTCCCCTCTAGATCTATGTGTctaaagtgaaattaaaaaacaaaaacaaaaacaattactttAAGCACCTTTCTGCCAGAAGGAAGATAAGGGCTTTATTTAACAATTCACTTTCAGTGTACCAAGTAAAATACtcaaaaggtattttaaaataagcctcCATTCTACCCTTTGCTGTCTTTTAACTGCCAAATTCCCCTTTCCCCAAGACAAACACTGTTCTTAGTTGCTTGAGTATCCTTCCAGAGATATGTTAAACCTGCAGTTCTCAGTGTGGTTCAGGGACCCCAGAGAGACGGGAGATACTTTCAGGGAGCTGAAAAggttaaaactattttcataacaaCACGaagacattatttgcctttttctcttgTATTCTGTCACAAGTGGATTTTTCCAGAGGCTACATGGTAGGTGATGGTATGGTATTATTGCTCTGACAGCTAATGCAATGTGAGAAGATGCAGAGTCGGCTATCTTCAATTAAGACAGATATTTAAaagatttgtaaaaatgtaaaacaatgccactcttctcacgacatttttttttttttggaaaatatacttatttttcacaaaaatatgctatttatgttaacatgtaatgagTTTACCactgttatttgaaaataagttttaaatttctcagttttaatttcttttttttttttttttttttttttgagacagagtcttgctctgtcgcccaggctggggtgcagtggccggatctcagctcactgcaagctccgcctcccgggtttagaccattctcctgcctcagcctcccgagtagctgggactacaggcgcccgccacctcgcccggctagttttttgtatttttagtagagacggggtttcaccgtgttagccaggctggtctcgatctcctgaccttgtgatccgcccgtctcggcctcccaaagtgctgggattacaggcttgggccaccgcgcccggcctaatttctACTACTGTAAATATCAGTAGGTATTAAGAGCTCTTTGGAGTCCTCAATCATTGATATGGATGTAAAGAAGTCCtaagaccaaaaagtttgagaaccgctaaacatttataaatgtatgtCAAGTGCTAAACACTGCTAAACACTGGTCATTAACTGCATCATTTTGGGAGAtgttttttagtgtattttaaatagaTGGATGCTGATAAGGAAATCAAGTTACTTATCGGTGGCTATAATGTGTTGTGGATTATTTGGCTATCAACACAACACAAATTTCACCATGGTGACTGGCTAGTTGTTTTTCCATAGCAtcttaaatatttggtatatTAATATGTGGAGTTACTCCAAGCCCATAAACATCTTACAAATCAGAAAGTAATTATAACTTTTATGTGATAACTGAAGTTGAATGGCAAGGTTAAACACATCTGTGTTGAGTCAAAAGAGAAGCTATTATTAAATGGAATAACATAGTAACAAAGCAGTTTTTGGGACTAACCCTCCCTCACACAGATAACAACCATATACTCTGGCCAATATATAGAAAATTCTTGCCTATTTGAAGGCACTGGAGAGCAACCAAAGCCAGGCAGAAATTGGAGTGGATTCAACCTTTGAGAGAAGGGGACGGACTGTGTGAGATTAGTCAGTCTCTGTGGCACAGAGGGACTAAAACTTAAGCAGAAAGATGCTTCTCCATGGGTTAAGGAGACGACTAAGTCTGGCTGTCAGAACAGCTGGAAAGTGAGGGAGGAAGCCCCAACTCAGTAAGATACACAGTCAGGCATAGTAGCCTGTGcttgtagtactagctactcaggaggctagggtgggaggatcacttgaggccaggggttcaaggccaCTATAcctcactatactccagcttgggcaatacagtgaaaccctgtctcaaaaaacaaacaaaaaaacaaagaagatatacaactCATAATTCATCAGAGAAGATACACAAGtggccagtaagcacatgaaaagttaCTCAACATCATTTGGCATTAAGGCAATGCAAATTAAATACAATGAAGTACCACTACCCATCTGCTAGATCAAAAAGGCCAACACTACCAGCTGTTGATGACGAAGTGGACAAATGGGAACCCTCATgcactgctggcaggaatgtaaaatggtgtgaccactttggaaaacaatgagcaattccttaaaatttatttgaaaataatttaccaGTCAGCATATTTCATTCCTAGGTATTAAccctagaaaatgaaaacatgtccacataaAGACCTGTACacaaaatgttcacagcagcattattcaaaaagccaaaaagtaaaaacaacccagtgtccatcaactgatggatGGGATAAGTataatgtggtatatctataaaatagaatatttagccaaaaaaaggaatgaattattgataTATACTACACAAGAAGACATCTGTCTTCTGGCAATTGTCTAGAACTGCTCAACACTAACAAATGGGAAACTGATGAGTTCCCCAaagatgttcattcattcatttttggaaGAACTTCAAAAACACCTTATAGGGAGCACAGtcgctcacacctataatctcagcactttgggaggccgaggtgggcagatcacttgaggtcaggagcccgagatcagcctgtccaacatggtgaaaccctgtctctactaaaaatacaaaaattagccaggtgtggtggcacacgcctgtaagctactggggaggctgaggcaagagaatcacatgaatgtgggaggcggaggttgcagtgagccgagatcatgccactgtactctaacctggagtggacagagtgagtgagactgagtgagtgagactctgtctcaaaaacaaacaaacaaaaaaaccattatAGGAAAAATAGACACTGAAACACTATATAGTGAAATTTCCAGACAAGAcgaatctacagagacagaaagcagatcagtggttgtctgGAGGGCTCCCATCTTTTGGGGCTGAAGATGGGAGCAGGAACTGACTGCAAATGGGCAGCAGGGAACTTCTCGGGTGACGGAAGTGTTCTAAAATGAAGTCGTACATGATGAAAgttactactttaaaaaatttactataggctgggcgcagtggctcatgcctataatcctaacactttgggaggccgaggcaggtggatcacctgaggtcaggagttcaagaccagcctggccaacatggcaaaaccccgtctctaccaaaaatacaaaaattagctgggtgtggtggcgcatgcctgtaatcccagctactcgggaggctgaggaaggggaaccacttgaacctgggagatagaagACAGAAGTTGCAGAGAGCCTGAGggacag
This genomic interval carries:
- the LOC126943768 gene encoding peptidyl-prolyl cis-trans isomerase A-like, which encodes MVNPTMFFDIAVDGEPLGRVCIELFADKVPKTAENFRALSTGEKGFGYKGSCFHRIIPGFMCQGGDFTRHNGTGGKSIYGEKFEDENFILKHTGPGILSMANAGPNTNGSQFFICTAKTEWLDGKHVVFGKVKEGMNIVEAMERFGSRNGKTSKKITIADCGQLE